A genomic region of Plasmodium malariae genome assembly, chromosome: 14 contains the following coding sequences:
- the MCAT gene encoding malonyl CoA-acyl carrier protein transacylase precursor, putative: MHLRNRLLLLLLVKTILWNSKNSESFILKRKETVVIGSTGNRNNKKNIRRRLIKEESIGNETEQILTSSENEHYIRNKLKEFEKYRIESYSSKYTFFFPGQGEQYISMGLDTYNNCKQSKEIYDRASKILGYNLMDVIKNGPIEKLKNSEIAQPSIYTVSIAAYEKLKYENNEALMKLNLCMGYSLGEYSALTCSESLPFEEGVYLTKERGKAMQNCAKLYDMTTVAIVGLTLDTIYKLIEDVNKEMKDDIFIVSYMTDKKFGLCGKPQSMEYLNKLAKEKYKAIFTKKLQISGAFHSSYMFPARKTLENVLNQINFKKLKVPVLSNVDGNAYDDPSIIKQLLLLQLTSPIKINSCLQNILKYGYECGYELGPGTINSNLLKDVSQKKKTAIPYI, encoded by the coding sequence ATGCACTTAAGAAACCGtcttttgttattattactagtaaaaacaatattatgGAACTCGAAAAATAGTGAAagtttcattttaaaaaggaaagagaCAGTTGTAATTGGATCAACAGGAAATCGGaacaataaaaagaatattagaAGAAGGCTAATAAAAGAGGAAAGTATTGGCAATGAAACAGAACAAATTTTGACATCATCAGAAAACGAAcattatataagaaataaattaaaagaatttgaaaaatatagaatagAATCATATAGCTCCaaatacacttttttttttccaggACAAGGAGaacaatatatatctatgGGTTTAGATacttataataattgtaagcaatcaaaagaaatatatgatCGTGCAAGTAAAATTTTGGGTTATAATTTAATGgatgtaattaaaaatggaccaatagaaaaattaaaaaattcagaAATTGCACAGCCATCTATTTATACAGTATCTATTGCTGcgtatgaaaaattaaaatatgaaaataatgaagcaCTTATGAAATTAAACTTATGTATGGGTTATTCATTAGGGGAATATTCCGCTTTAACATGTTCAGAATCCTTACCTTTTGAAGAAGGGGTATATTTAACAAAAGAAAGAGGAAAAGCTATGCAAAATTGTGCAAAATTGTATGATATGACAACAGTTGCAATTGTTGGATTAACATTAGAtactatttataaattaatagaagatgttaataaagaaatgaaagatgatatttttattgttagtTATATGacagataaaaaatttggatTATGTGGAAAACCACAAAGTATGGAATACCTTAATAAATTggcaaaagaaaaatataaagctatttttacaaaaaaattacaaatatctGGTGCATTCCACTCATCTTATATGTTCCCAGCTAGGAAAACATtagaaaatgtattaaatcaaataaattttaaaaagttaaaagtCCCTGTCTTGTCAAATGTAGATGGCAATGCATATGATGACCCCTCTATAATTAAACAGTTGTTGCTTCTCCAGTTAACTAGTcccataaaaataaatagctgtttacaaaatattttaaaatatggcTATGAATGTGGTTATGAATTAGGACCAGGTACTATTAACTCGAACCTTTTAAAAGATGTatcccaaaaaaaaaaaactgctATTCCTTATATATGA
- the PmUG01_14028600 gene encoding V-type proton ATPase catalytic subunit A, putative: MTKATTENEEPGIVYKVAGSLVIAENMSGTRMYELAKVGWNKLVGEIIRLEGNYAYIQVYEDTSGLSVGDPVTKTGNALSVELGPGILDNIYDGIQRPLERIANVCGDVYIFKGIDMTSLDHEKQWNFYADKNVKINDIVTGGDMFGYVDENKLFKEHKIMAPPNAKGRVTYIAPDGTYTLKDKIFELEYQGKKFTYGLSHLWPVREPRPVLEKVTGDTLLLTGQRVLDSLFPTVQGGTCAIPGAFGCGKTCVSQALSKYSNSEVIIYVGCGERGNEMAEILSDFPELTTKVDNEDVGIMQRTCLVANTSNMPVAAREASIYTGITLCEYFRDMGYNATMMADSTSRWAEALREISGRLAEMPADSGYPAYLGARLASFYERAGKVKCIGSPSRMGSITIVGAVSPPGGDFSDPVTTATMSIVQAFWGLDKKLAQRKHFPSVNWSTSFSKYVRQLEQYFDNFDQDFLSLRQKISDILQQESDLNDIVQLVGKDSLSEDQKVVMEVAKIIREDFLQQNAFSDYDYMCPLQKTVGMMKIICHFYGQCLRTLQEYDSRERKIGWGSIYNTLRPTINKITHMKFESPKNTDEYFKKYFKALEEEITVGLRNLVEK; the protein is encoded by the coding sequence ATGACAAAAGCAACAACTGAAAATGAAGAACCTGGTATAGTTTACAAAGTAGCAGGGTCCCTGGTTATAGCAGAGAATATGAGTGGGACAAGAATGTACGAGCTAGCTAAAGTAGGATGGAACAAATTAGTAGGGGAAATTATAAGATTAGAAGGgaattatgcatatatacaagtGTACGAAGACACATCTGGTTTATCTGTAGGAGATCCTGTAACAAAAACAGGAAATGCTTTATCTGTAGAATTAGGACCAGGAATATTAGATAACATATATGATGGTATTCAAAGACCATTAGAAAGAATTGCAAATGTATGTGGTgatgtgtacatatttaaagGAATTGATATGACTTCTTTAGATCATGAAAAACAGTGGAATTTTTATGctgataaaaatgtaaaaataaatgatatagtAACAGGTGGAGATATGTTTGGATATgtagatgaaaataaattattcaaagAACATAAAATTATGGCCCCACCTAATGCTAAAGGTCGTGTTACGTATATTGCACCTGATGGaacatatacattaaaagacaaaatatttgaattagAATATCAGGGGAAAAAGTTTACTTATGGTTTATCTCATTTATGGCCAGTAAGAGAACCTAGACCTGTTCTAGAAAAAGTAACAGGtgatacattattattaacaggACAAAGAGTTTTAGATTCATTATTTCCAACAGTACAAGGTGGTACTTGTGCTATTCCAGGTGCATTTGGTTGTGGAAAGACATGTGTATCTCAAGCTTTATCAAAATATTCGAATAGTgaagtaattatatatgttggATGTGGAGAAAGAGGTAATGAAATGGCTGAAATTTTATCAGATTTTCCTGAATTAACAACAAAAGTAGATAATGAAGATGTTGGAATAATGCAAAGAACATGCTTAGTAGCCAATACTTCAAATATGCCTGTTGCAGCTAGAGAAGCTAGTATTTATACTGGTATTACTTTATGTGAATATTTCCGTGATATGGGTTATAATGCTACTATGATGGCAGATAGTACAAGTAGATGGGCAGAGGCATTAAGAGAAATATCAGGACGATTAGCTGAAATGCCTGCTGATAGTGGATATCCAGCTTATTTAGGTGCAAGATTAGCTTCTTTTTATGAGCGTGCAGGTAAAGTCAAATGTATTGGTTCTCCATCTCGCATGGGATCAATAACAATCGTAGGTGCTGTATCACCTCCAGGTGGAGATTTTTCTGATCCTGTTACTACTGCAACTATGTCTATTGTTCAAGCTTTTTGGGGATTAGACAAAAAACTTGCACAAAGGAAACATTTCCCTTCAGTTAATTGGTCAACctctttttcaaaatatgttAGACAATTAGAACaatattttgataattttGATCAAGACTTTTTATCCTTAAGGCAAAAAATAAGTGATATATTACAACAAGAAAGTGATTTAAATGATATCGTACAACTAGTAGGAAAAGATTCTTTATCAGAAGATCAAAAGGTTGTAATGGAAGTTGCAAAAATCATTAGAGAAGATTTCCTTCAACAAAATGCATTTAGTGATTATGATTACATGTGTCCTTTACAAAAAACTGTAGGTATGATGAAAATCATTTGCCATTTTTATGGACAATGCTTGCGAACATTGCAAGAATATGATTCAAGGGAAAGAAAAATTGGATGGGgctctatatataatactctAAGACCTACCATTAACAAAATTACCCACATGAAATTTGAATCCCCTAAGAATACAGATGagtactttaaaaaatacttcAAAGCCCTGGAGGAGGAGATAACTGTGGGGTTGCGTAACCTGGTTGAAAAGTAG
- the PmUG01_14028800 gene encoding conserved Plasmodium protein, unknown function, translated as MDINLYIHSIEIEFPTNKRYVNANEEQEEKKEEVKEEEEKEEEREGKGKGDEEESIVYCLHIKVEDNVDEQNRQGKNVKFYETPWYMSIKKDNSEICMMSYEMNISYAFNLLEKYESLILYVLRKNLKNDKIEYVHRNELDIKDKKYYDNTNCIHFENDVIKGKIKLYLKNGIIYNHLLNKIKSDDFLNDAFLKKEQVPKMQLNENDENMIIRKENIEEEERYQNDFLQDKMIINDFKDLTKERRTLYWVYLDDNNNEQGPFNSYAILHWVMNEYFEDNTLIRLHDKKRFYKLYQVIEYIEKNVLLITQNGKVQYGEQLGLISEDGLHGNMNQKNERHLFNEAQKKNTENLENAQNERNFQSKGTIINDYVKNENDSENYFENVNGKEDKKRRSERDNQLVHAHESIDRICDGGNKNYDDKLGIKKNVSDKKDSKKEEQQNIDNRNHDFSKNTKNSKKKNQVKKLKKEIKKIKEEMIKLKEKSYREKCIIYDSMGKESYCSMSNGNRGVDQEEKKKYFNHSSIDIIENKLFCNTRNNICINGKENSSDDKHVKENLRKNDYYYNDEDGTNNKGNILRSYNEERRNSANNCTRTYDKENIQKVLNDINKEFKIKENFEKKKCIDIAMSSINQAQKCLLNIKKKKMTSYLNRIINLSFHDQAIYIRNDQTEFIDSTYMDKKKKKKKKKMEKREKGASCNCTKCIHNSGKGRSSYPFPNCIDPDSYILSSRGEQIDKRMYLMSNKGLFRDVLGVMPKKQKERDYIRVINCSSKFLGNNEKNKKKGKKVEDVKDVKEVKEQAKTTTTLCFNIRNNSSEFIYTYKVSHDMLMRRIIYLQYNVKKWLRKKRKRKKLCNACSHNYRNFTDKTQNGISSEKGVDEGEQDKKSKTKDALNTKRHTIAREYSLNSKNGIMYEERINILERKNGHKNEGKTSPKFSLLHNREKSKDVKFHSLTNIPYIFKKINDMNKYNEDKLTKKFRKKNFDDVFDNSLIHKYEYGKNDIPLKREDVEMIKELYGINCNEINTEHSHVNIKKKYNVYDPLHDVLIKYKKDENENIMNDNTADHKKNEPYVINLNKYNYLKLVDKNDIKDKKDIFLKIVNNLKFDNILNEKKKNCKLQINFKNNSIMPMENILHRIKEKSINRGNMVGGSRDSICAGISSSRHYNNINNNNSSSNNNNSSSNNNNSSRNNNSSNNNNSSSNNNNSNNHESHKDRINCKLTQIKLQNKDTFFCEIPDKNEEKLINYSSRKDHTNCFLLPNLKDNYLKKCYKEYVR; from the exons ATGGATATCAACTTGTACATCCACAGTATTGAGATAGAATTTCCGACAAACAAAAGATACGTAAATGCGAATGAAGAacaagaggaaaaaaaagaggaggttaaagaagaggaagaaaaggaagaagaaaGAGAAGGCAAAGGAAAAGGAGACGAAGAAGAAAGCATAGTTTACTGTTTACATATAAAGGTAGAAGACAATGTAGATGAACAAAATAGGCAAGGAAAAAATGTGAAGTTTTATGAAACACCTTGGTACATGAGCATCAAAAAGGACAACAGCGAAATATGTATGATGTCCTACGAAATGAACATTTCATATGCCTTTAATTTGCTAGAAAAATAC GAAAGCCTAATTTTGTACGTGCTGAGGAAGAACTTGAAAAACGACAAAATCGAATATGTGCACAGAAACGAGTTAGATATAAAggacaaaaaatattatgataatactaattgtatacattttgaaaatgatgtaataaaagggaaaataaaattatatttaaagaatggaataatatacaatcatttattaaataaaataaagtcagacgattttttaaatgatgcatttttaaaaaaagaacaagtGCCTAAAATGCAACTCAAcgaaaatgatgaaaatatgaTTATACGTAAAGAGAATATAGAAGAGGAGGAAAGATATCAAAACGATTTTTTACAAGataaaatgattattaaCGATTTTAAGGATTTGACAAAAGAACGAAGAACATTATACTGGGTTTATTTAGATGACAATAATAATGAGCAAGGTCCATTTAATAGTTATGCAATTTTGCACTGGGTAATGAATGAATATTTTGAAGATAATACTTTAATAAGATTACACGATAAGAAGAggttttataaattatatcaagttattgaatatattgaaaaaaatgttttattaattacaCAAAATGGTAAAGTGCAATATGGTGAACAACTAGGCCTCATATCGGAGGACGGGCTGCATGGCAATATGAATCAAAAAAACGAAAGGCATCTTTTTAATGAGgcacaaaagaaaaatacggaaaatttagaaaatgcGCAGAATGAGCGAAATTTCCAATCAAAGGGTACAATAATTAAcgattatgtaaaaaatgaaaatgactCTGAAAATTATTTCGAAAATGTAAATGGAAAAGAGgataaaaagagaagaagCGAAAGGGACAACCAACTAGTGCATGCCCATGAATCTATAGACCGAATTTGTGATggtggaaataaaaattatgacgACAAAttaggaataaaaaaaaatgtaagtgATAAAAAAGACAGTAAAAAGGAAGAACAGCAAAACATAGACAACCGAAACCATgattttagtaaaaataccaaaaactcaaaaaaaaagaatcaagtaaaaaaattaaagaaagaaattaaaaaaataaaagaagaaatgattaaattaaaggaaaaaagttATAGAGAAAAATGTATCATTTATGATTCTATGGGGAAGGAATCTTATTGTTCCATGTCTAATGGAAACAGAGGGGTGGAtcaagaagaaaagaaaaaatactttaatCATAGTAGTATTGATATcattgaaaataaattattttgtaacacacggaataatatatgtattaatggTAAAGAAAATAGTTCGGATGATAAACATGTTAAGGAAAATTTACGCAAGAATGACTATTACTATAACGATGAAGATGGTACTAACAATaaaggaaatatattaagatCATATAACGAAGAACGAAGAAATAGCGCAAATAATTGTACTCGCACATATGATAAGGAGAACATACAAAAGGTActtaatgatattaataaagaatttaaaataaaagaaaattttgaaaaaaaaaaatgcattgaTATTGCCATGAGTAGCATAAATCAAGCGCAGAAATGTCTgttgaatattaaaaaaaagaaaatgactTCTTACCTAAATAGGATAATCAATTTGTCATTTCATGATCAAGCTATTTATATTAGGAATGATCAGACAGAATTTATTGATAGTACGTAcatggataaaaaaaaaaaaaaaaaaaaaaaaaaaatggaaaaacgGGAGAAGGGTGCTTCATGTAATTGTACCAAATGCATTCATAACTCAGGTAAAGGCAGATCATCATATCCTTTTCCAAATTGTATAGACCCTGACAGTTACATATTAAGTAGTAGAGGCGAACAAATAGACAAACGGATGTATTTAATGTCTAACAAAGGATTATTTAGGGACGTTTTAGGAGTTATGCCAAAAAAACAGAAGGAAAGAGATTATATAAGAGTAATAAATTGTAGCTCTAAATTTTTgggaaataatgaaaaaaacaagaaaaaggGCAAAAAAGTGGAAGATGTGAAAGATGTGAAGGAAGTGAAAGAACAAGCCAAAACAACAACTACCTTATGCTTTAACATTAGAAACAATAGCTcagaatttatatatacttataaagTAAGTCACGATATGCTTATGCGACGTATCATATATTTGCAATATAACGTGAAGAAATggttaagaaaaaaaagaaaacgtaaaaaattatgtaatgcATGTTCTCATAATTATCGTAATTTTACTGACAAAACGCAGAATGGTATAAGCAGTGAAAAAGGAGTTGATGAAGGAGAGCAAgacaaaaaaagtaaaactaAAGACGctttaaatacaaaaaggCATACAATTGCAAGAGAGTACTCATTAAATAGCAAAAATGGGATTATGTACGAAGAACGTATTAACATATtagaaaggaaaaatggGCATAAAAACGAAGGAAAAACATCACCAAAATTTTCACTTTTACATAATAGGGAAAAAAGTAAGGATGTGAAATTTCATAGTTTAACTAATAtcccatatatttttaaaaaaattaatgacaTGAACAAGTATAATGAAGACAAGTTGactaaaaaatttagaaaaaagaattttgaTGATGTGTTTGATAATTCTCTCattcataaatatgaatatggAAAAAACGATATTCCTCTAAAAAGAGAAGATGTGGAAATGATTAAGGAATTATATGGTATCAATtgtaatgaaataaatactGAACACAgtcatgtaaatataaaaaagaagtataATGTGTACGATCCGTTGCATGatgtattaattaaatataaaaaggatgaaaatgaaaacattATGAATGATAATACTGCTGATCATAAAAAGAATGAACCGtatgtaattaatttaaacaaatataactATCTAAAATTAGTAGacaaaaatgatataaaggataaaaaagatatttttttgaaaatagtGAACAACTTAAAATTTGACAACATattaaatgagaaaaaaaaaaattgcaagttgcaaataaatttcaaaaataattccATCATGCCcatggaaaatattttacacagaataaaagaaaaatctaTCAATAGAGGTAATATGGTAGGGGGAAGCCGGGACAGCATTTGTGCTGGTATTAGCAGTAGTAggcattataataatattaataataataatagtagtagtaataataataatagtagtagtaataataataacagtagtagaaataataatagtagtaataataataatagtagtagtaataataataatagtaataaccaTGAAAGTCATAAAGACAGAATTAATTGTAAATTAACTCAAATTAAACTTCAAAATAAGGATACATTTTTCTGTGAAATCCCTGATAAAAACGAAGagaaattaattaattactCTAGTAGGAAAGATCATACCAACTGCTTTTTACTTCCTAATTTGAaggataattatttaaaaaaatgctaCAAGGAGTACGTGCGATAA
- the M1AAP gene encoding M1-family alanyl aminopeptidase, putative yields the protein MILKKLLNFNIFLVTVLSLANTNYDKKNTCMIKNIFRNNSSSIVGRLLNVNSNKKKLSTHINFPSLIYEQIKFSKFLNLDNIFEKDIIKSIKHKIKRPPSYIIQKRLMSEKGDNNNNSNNSSVNNEKKRQGVITSNNDGADDKRLKSTNESDLGVTGTNDMNNGGISNNNNGANNSGNGNAGGKKDPKIHYRTDYRASGFAINNVTLNINIYDNETTVRSMLDMMTSEHYSGEDLVFDGVGLKINEISLDNKKLVEGEQYTYDNEFLTIFSKYVPKGKFVFGSEVIIHPETNYALTGLYKSKNIIVSQCEATGFRRITFFIDRPDMMAKYDVTLTAEKAKYPILLSNGDKLNEFEIPGGRHGARFNDPHLKPCYLFAVVAGDLKHLSDKYVTKFSKRNVELYVFAEEKYVSKLKWALECLKKAMKFDEDYFGLEYDLSRLNLVAVSDFNVGAMENKGLNIFNANSLLASKKTSIDFSYERILTVVGHEYFHNYTGNRVTLRDWFQLTLKEGLTVHRENLFSEQTTKTATFRLDHVDLIRSVQFLEDSSPLSHPIRPESYVSMENFYTTTVYDKGSEVMRMYQTILGDEYYKKGMEIYIKKNDGGTATCEDFNSAMNEAYKLKKGDSSYNLDQYLLWYSQSGTPHVTAEYIYDEHKKTFTINVSQYTNPDENQKEKKALFIPMKVGFINPRTGKEEIPEITYEFKKDKETFVIYNVNEKPIPSLFRGFSAPVYIKDNLTDEERILLLKYDTDSFVRYNVCVDLYMKQIEKNYNELLQAKSSQGNTDICASNAVNNDVNAGGDATLHGVEKSNLTPVSEDFINAMKYFLEDEHADPGFKSYIITLPRDRYIINHIKNVDTDVLADTRDFIYKQIGDKLNDLYFKIFKKIESKADDMTHFNDESYVDFEQINMRKLRNTLLTLLSKAKYPNMLDHIMQHSNSPYPSNWLTSFAVSAYYDKYFELYDKTYQLSKDDELLLQEWLKTASRSDRSDIYDIIKKLETEVLKDSKNPNVIRAVYLPFTFNLRYFNDISGKGYKLLADVIMKVDKFNPMVATQLCDPFKLWNKLDLKRQDLMLSEMNRVLEMENISNNLKEYLLRLTNKL from the coding sequence atgatattgaaaaaacttttaaattttaatatatttcttgtaACAGTTTTATCCTTAGCAAATACAAATTATGATAAGAAAAATACGtgtatgataaaaaatatttttcgaaACAATTCATCCAGTATAGTTGGTCGCTTGCTAAATgtaaattcaaataaaaaaaagttaagcACGCATATAAATTTCCCGTCCCTGATTtatgaacaaattaaattttccaaatttttGAATCTTGATAATATCTTTGAGAAGGATATTATTAAGAGTATTAAGCACAAAATAAAGAGACCCCCATCATATATCATACAGAAAAGACTAATGAGTGAAAAGGgagataataataacaatagtaacaatagcagtgtaaataatgagaaaaaaaggCAGGGTGTTATAACAAGTAATAATGATGGAGCTGATGACAAGAGGTTAAAGTCCACAAATGAAAGTGATTTAGGAGTAACCGGAACAAATGATATGAATAACGGCGGTATAAGCAACAACAATAATGGCGCTAACAATAGCGGTAATGGAAATGCTGGTGGTAAGAAGGACCCAAAAATTCATTACCGAACAGACTACAGAGCATCTGGATTTGCTATTAATAATGTAACactgaatataaatatatatgacaaTGAAACAACAGTGAGATCTATGCTTGATATGATGACTAGTGAACATTATTCAGGAGAAGATTTAGTTTTCGATGGTGTAGGATTGAAAATCAATGAAATATCACttgataacaaaaaattagttGAAGGAGAACAATATACGTATGATAATGAATTTTTAACTATATTTTCCAAGTATGTTCCAAAGGGAAAATTTGTATTCGGTTCGGAAGTTATAATACATCCAGAGACGAATTATGCATTAACTGGTTTATACAAATCGAAGAATATAATAGTTTCTCAATGTGAAGCTACAGGATTTCGTcgtataacattttttattgataGACCAGATATGATGGCAAAGTATGATGTAACACTAACAGCTGAGAAGGCAAAATACCCCATACTTTTAAGTAATGgagataaattaaatgaatttgAAATACCAGGAGGTAGACATGGTGCAAGATTTAATGATCCTCATTTGAAACCATGCTATTTATTTGCTGTAGTTGCAGGAGACCTTAAACATTTAAGTGATAAGTATGTTACCAAGTTTTCAAAAAGAAATGTagaattatatgtttttgctgaagaaaaatatgtatcaaaattaaaatgggCTTTAGAATGTCTAAAAAAAGCTATGAAATTTGATGAAGATTATTTTGGTTTAGAATATGATTTATCTAGATTGAATTTAGTGGCTGTATCCGATTTCAATGTTGGTGCAATGGAAAATAAAggattaaatatatttaatgcaaATTCATTGTTAGCTTCTAAAAAAACATCCATCGATTTTTCATATGAACGAATATTAACAGTTGTAGGTCATGAGTATTTTCACAATTATACAGGTAATAGAGTTACACTAAGAGATTGGTTTCAATTAACATTAAAAGAAGGATTAACAGTACATAGAGAAAATTTATTCTCTGAACAAACTACCAAAACTGCTACATTCAGATTAGACCATGTTGATTTGATTAGAAGTGTTCAATTTTTAGAAGATTCCTCTCCTTTGTCTCATCCAATAAGACCAGAATCTTATGTTAGTatggaaaatttttatactaCAACAGTATATGATAAAGGTAGTGAAGTTATGAGAATGTACCAAACAATTTTAGGTGATgagtattataaaaaaggtatggaaatttatattaaaaaaaatgatggaGGTACAGCAACATGTGAAGATTTTAATAGTGCAATGAATGAagcatataaattaaaaaaaggggaTAGTTCATATAATTTAGACCAATATTTATTATGGTATTCTCAAAGTGGAACACCACATGTTACTgcagaatatatatatgatgaaCACAAGAAAACTTTTACCATTAATGTAAGTCAGTACACAAATCCTGATGAAaatcaaaaagaaaagaaggcATTATTCATTCCAATGAAAGTTGGTTTTATTAACCCACGTAcaggaaaagaagaaattcCTGAAATTAcatatgaatttaaaaaggataaagaaacttttgttatttataatgtCAATGAAAAACCTATTCCATCACTTTTCAGAGGATTTAGTGCACCTGTTTATATTAAAGACAATTTAACGGACGAAGAacgtatattattattaaaatatgacaCAGATTCCTTTGTTAGATATAATGTATGTGTTGATTTGTATATGAAACAAATtgaaaagaattataatGAATTGTTACAGGCCAAAAGTTCACAGGGAAATACCGACATATGTGCAAGTAATGCAGTGAATAATGATGTGAATGCTGGAGGAGATGCTACCTTACATGGTGTGGAAAAATCAAATCTAACCCCTGTTAGTGAAGACTTTATTAATGCTATGAAATATTTCTTGGAAGATGAACATGCAGATCCTGGCTTCAAGTCCTATATAATAACTCTTCCTCGTGatagatatattataaatcatataaaaaatgttgaCACAGATGTGCTAGCTGATACGAGAGactttatttataaacaaattggtgataaattaaatgatctttattttaaaatattcaagaAGATTGAATCAAAAGCAGATGATATGACACATTTTAATGATGAATCTTATGTAGACTTTGAACAAATCAATATGagaaaattaagaaatactTTGTTAACTCTATTAAGTAAAGCCAAATATCCAAATATGTTAGATCATATTATGCAACATTCCAACTCCCCATATCCATCTAACTGGCTTACTAGTTTTGCAGTCTCAGCatattatgataaatattttgaactGTATGATAAGACCTATCAACTTTCCAAAGACGACGAATTACTTTTACAAGAATGGTTAAAAACAGCATCGAGATCTGATAGAAgtgatatatatgatattataaaaaagctaGAAACTGAAGTTTTAAAAGATAGTAAAAACCCAAATGTTATTAGAGCAGTATATCTTCCATTTACGTTCAACTTAAGGTACTTTAATGATATATCGGGAAAGGGATACAAATTATTAGCAGATGTTATTATGAAAGTTGATAAGTTCAATCCTATGGTAGCAACACAGTTATGTGATCCATTTAAATTATGGAATAAGTTAGACTTAAAAAGACAAGATTTAATGCTTAGCGAAATGAACAGAGTACTAGAAATGGAAAACATTTCAAATAACTTAAAGGAATACTTACTAAGATTAACAAACAAATTGTAG